The DNA region CCGAGGAGGTGTTCCGGCGGACCCTGGTGGACTCGGTCACGCTGCATCACGAGGAGGGCGTGGCCTACGGATTGGAGGGCATCTGCGCCATCGCGGCGGCGCACGGGGACGCGCGCCGCGCCGGTGCCCTGTCGGCCGCGGCGGCCGCTATCCGTCACCGGATCGGCGTCTTCGACGTGGAGGCCTTCACCGTGCACGAGCTGTCGCTGGATGCCGTCCGCCGCAGCGACCCGGATGCGGTGGCCGCCGGCGAACGCGAGGGCGTGCAGCTGACGATGGCCGAAGCCGTCGCCCTCGCCCTCCCGGAGCCCGAGCGTGCGCTGGCCACCGAGGCGCTGTCGCACTGGTAGGGCACCGGCCCCGGCATCCTCGTCCGTTCCGAAGCCGTGTCTTCACGGGAGCTGACGTCGGATTCGGATGCCGGCGCGCTCGTGGCCCGATTCCGCTGCGAAGATCCGAGGCTGCGACCGCGGCGGCGTCCGGCTCAGGCCGGCCGTGCATGCCGGAAGCGCACCCGCGTGCCGGGCCGCGCTTGCGCGAGCAGGTCGAGCGCGGCATCCGTCGCCACCGCGAGGACCGGATACCCGCCGGTGACCGGCCCGTCGGCGAGCAGGATGGTCGGCCGTCCGCTGGGCGGCACCTGCAGCGCACCAGGCACCATGCCCTCGCTCGGCAGCTCGTCCGTGCGGGTGCGGGCGAGCGCCGGTCCGTCCAGGCGCATCCCGACCCGGTCCGCGTCGGTGGTGACCGTCCAGACCGCCTCGTACAGGACGGACAGCGCGGATGCCGCGAACCAGTCCGCGCGCGGACCCGGAGCCAGAGCGACCTCGATCTCGTCGTCGTGCGGCGCACCCCACGGCGCCACCACGGCGACCGGGATGGCATCCGCCGGTTCGGCGTCGACCGGCAGCGCGTCGCCGGCCCGCAGCGGAGGCCGCCCGATGCCGGCCAGCACATCGCTCGCGCGCGACCCGAGCACCGGTGCGGCGTCGATCCCGCCCCGCACCGCCAGGTACGCGCGTGCGCCGGCGTCGAACCAGTCCAGCTGCAGCTGCGCTCCCGCGGGCCACGGGTGCGCCTCGTAGGGGTCCCGCTCGCGTCCGTCCAGGCGGATCGGTCCCCACGCGCCGGTCACCGCGAACCACAGGTCGCGCAGCGCGACCGCACGGAAAGCGCCCATCGTCACCTCGACCGCCGCCGCGTCCTCGGGGTTGCCCAGCAGCCGGTTGGCGGTGCGCAGCGCGCCGCGGTCCAGCGCTCCGGAGCGGGCGACCCCCCACGAGGCCGACCCGGCACGCCCCAGGTCCTGCACGGTGGCCAGCAGTCCCGACTCGAGGACCTGCAGCCCCGGAGCGCCCGGCCGCGGGGCTCGCGCACTGCCTGACGGGGCCGCTGCGGTCTCGTTGTCCGATGGCGCCGTTGCCGTCCGGCTGTCCGATGGCGCCGCTGCCCTCCGGCCGCCTGATGGTGCCGCTGCCGCCCGGCCGCCTGATGGCGCCGCTGCCCTCCGGCCGCCCGGCGGCGCCGCTGCCGCGTGGCTGCCTGACGGCGCCGCTGAGCTCCGGCTGCCTGACGGCGCCGCTGCCGTGTGGCCGCCTGATGGCGCCGCTGCCCTCCGGCCGCCCGGCGCGACCGGACGGAACCGCACCCGCGTGCCGGGTGACAGCAGCACCGGCGAGGCGGCATCCGGGTCGAACAGCGCAGCGGACGTGGTGCCGATCAGCCGCCACCCGCCCGGGGTGTCCCGCGGATACGCGCCGGTGAAACCCGCGGCCAGGCCGACCGCACCACGCGGCACGCGCGTGCGCGGGCTGGGCAGGCGGGGCACGTCGAAGGTCCAGTCCGGGCTGATGAGGTATCCGAATCCGGGGGCGAACCCGGTGAAGGCGACCGTCCACTCCGCGGCCGCGTGAGCGCGCACGAGTTCGTCGGCGCTCAGCCCGAGCAGCTCTGCCGTCTCGGCCAGGTCCGCGCCGTCGTACCCGACCTCCAGCTCGACGAGAGGTGCATCCGCGGTCGCGGCGGCGGCGGCATCCGTCGTCGCTCCGGCGACCCACGACCGCACCGCTGCGAGCGGGAGGCGGGCGGGATCGACACGCACCAGCACCGTGCGGGCGGCCGGGACGAGGTCCACGACACCGGGGGGTCGCGTCGCTTCGAGCCGAGCCCGCAGCGCGACGGCCGCGTCGAGGGAATCGACCTCGACCAGCACGGCGTGCTCGCCCATCGGGAGAATTCGCACGGGCAGCGGATTCACCACGGCGCCCGCACCCCGATGCCCTCGGCATCCAGCGCTGCGCGCACCGCGCGGGCCATGGCGACCGCCGCGGGCGAGTCGCCATGCAGGCACAGGGATGCCGCGTCGGCGGGCACCGGCATCCCGTCCCGTGTCTCGACCACTCCCTCGCGGACCAGGCGCACCGCGCGGGCGGCCACCTCGGCGGGATCGTGCAGCAGCGCCCCGGGCTCCCCGCGCGGGACCAGGGAGCCGTCCGGACGGTAGCCGCGGTCCAGGAAAGCTTCGCGGACGAAGGGCAGCCCCGCGGTGCGCGCCGCGTGCTCGATCCGCCCGGCGAGCCCCAGCACCGCGACCGGCCGGCCGAGCCGGGCGGCGAGGTCGGCGACCGCCACGACGACCGCGTCCGCGTGCGCGGCGTCCGCGGTGACCGCGTGGTACAGCGCGCCGTGGGGCTTGACGTAGCGGACGTCGGCCCCGGCGTCGACGAGCGCAGCCAGCTGCGCGGCCACGGCGGAAGT from Microbacterium sp. zg-B185 includes:
- a CDS encoding 5-oxoprolinase/urea amidolyase family protein, translating into MRILPMGEHAVLVEVDSLDAAVALRARLEATRPPGVVDLVPAARTVLVRVDPARLPLAAVRSWVAGATTDAAAAATADAPLVELEVGYDGADLAETAELLGLSADELVRAHAAAEWTVAFTGFAPGFGYLISPDWTFDVPRLPSPRTRVPRGAVGLAAGFTGAYPRDTPGGWRLIGTTSAALFDPDAASPVLLSPGTRVRFRPVAPGGRRAAAPSGGHTAAAPSGSRSSAAPSGSHAAAAPPGGRRAAAPSGGRAAAAPSGGRRAAAPSDSRTATAPSDNETAAAPSGSARAPRPGAPGLQVLESGLLATVQDLGRAGSASWGVARSGALDRGALRTANRLLGNPEDAAAVEVTMGAFRAVALRDLWFAVTGAWGPIRLDGRERDPYEAHPWPAGAQLQLDWFDAGARAYLAVRGGIDAAPVLGSRASDVLAGIGRPPLRAGDALPVDAEPADAIPVAVVAPWGAPHDDEIEVALAPGPRADWFAASALSVLYEAVWTVTTDADRVGMRLDGPALARTRTDELPSEGMVPGALQVPPSGRPTILLADGPVTGGYPVLAVATDAALDLLAQARPGTRVRFRHARPA
- a CDS encoding 5-oxoprolinase subunit PxpA — protein: MAWIDLNADLGETVAGIPTADDEAMFAVISSASIACGGHAGDAASLTVAVDRAARFGVAIGAHPSYPDPANFGRVPLAMRPAELTSAVAAQLAALVDAGADVRYVKPHGALYHAVTADAAHADAVVVAVADLAARLGRPVAVLGLAGRIEHAARTAGLPFVREAFLDRGYRPDGSLVPRGEPGALLHDPAEVAARAVRLVREGVVETRDGMPVPADAASLCLHGDSPAAVAMARAVRAALDAEGIGVRAPW